The Sesamum indicum cultivar Zhongzhi No. 13 linkage group LG1, S_indicum_v1.0, whole genome shotgun sequence genome includes a window with the following:
- the LOC105175480 gene encoding putative UDP-sugar transporter DDB_G0278631 isoform X2 translates to MVVLQEPKTSLWMICSCCFLYVLRRSKLISFSANESIAVAESYKTLVPLKTLIHTSPLALTYLLYMLVTMESVRGVNVPMYTTLRRTTVVFTMIVEYILVRQRYTRPILGSVALIVLGAFIAGARDLSFDTYGYLVVFLANITTAIYLATIARIGKTSGLNSFGLMWCNGILCGPVLLLWTLLRGDLEMTMNFPYLLSPGFLVVLALSCILAFFLNYSIFLNTTLNSALTQTICGNLKDLFTISLGWVIFGGLPFDLLNVIGQLLGFIGSGMYAYYKLIGK, encoded by the exons ATGGTAGTACTTCAGGAACCAAAGACCTCTTTGTGG ATGATATGTTCATGCTGTTTTCTTTATGTTCTACGACGTTCAAAGCTCATTTCTTTTAGTGCTAATGAGTCCATAGCAGTTGCTGAAAGTTACAAAACATTGGTACCCTTAAAGACATTGATTCACACTTCTCCTCTTGCTTTAACTTATTTGCTTTATatg CTAGTCACTATGGAGTCTGTTCGAGGTGTAAATGTTCCTATGTATACAACCTTGCGGAGAACTACAGTTGTATTTACAATGATTGTTGAGTACATCCTTGTGAGGCAGAGGTATACACGTCCTATTCTTGGAAG TGTGGCATTAATAGTGCTGGGTGCTTTTATTGCTGGAGCCCGGGACTTGTCATTTGATACTTATGGCTATCTAGTTGTTTTTCTGGCCAACATCACCACTGCGATATACCTGGCAACCATAGCCCGCATTG GGAAAACCAGTGGGCTCAATAGCTTTGGCCTCATGTGGTGCAATG gaATTTTATGCGGACCAGTTTTACTGCTGTGGACCCTTTTACGGGGTGACCTGGAGATGACAATGAATTTTCCATATTTGCTTTCTCCTGGTTTCCTG GTGGTGTTGGCTTTATCATGTATACTGGCCTTCTTCCTGAATTATAGTATATTTCTCAACACAACTCTGAATTCTGCACTCACACAGACAATCTGTGGTAACTTGAAG GACCTTTTCACAATTTCACTTGGGTGGGTAATTTTTGGAGGCCTGCCGTTTGATTTA TTGAATGTGATTGGGCAACTTCTGGGCTTTATTGGGTCAGGCATGTACGCGTATTATAAGCTGATTGGTAAATGA
- the LOC105175480 gene encoding putative UDP-sugar transporter DDB_G0278631 isoform X1 has product MAASTSILPMASTDSPPKLEEKLFKGSAMTKRGAYAAFSYMTCAVLLVMFNKAALSSYSFPCANVITLCQMICSCCFLYVLRRSKLISFSANESIAVAESYKTLVPLKTLIHTSPLALTYLLYMLVTMESVRGVNVPMYTTLRRTTVVFTMIVEYILVRQRYTRPILGSVALIVLGAFIAGARDLSFDTYGYLVVFLANITTAIYLATIARIGKTSGLNSFGLMWCNGILCGPVLLLWTLLRGDLEMTMNFPYLLSPGFLVVLALSCILAFFLNYSIFLNTTLNSALTQTICGNLKDLFTISLGWVIFGGLPFDLLNVIGQLLGFIGSGMYAYYKLIGK; this is encoded by the exons ATGGCTGCCAGCACTTCCATTCTACCAATGGCGTCCACCGATTCTCCGCCCAAACTGGAAGAGAAGCTCTTCAAAGGATCCGCTATGACTAAGCGCGGTGCATATGCTGCCTTCTCTTATATGACTTGTGCTG TGCTCTTGGTAATGTTTAATAAAGCAGCTCTTTCTTCATACAGCTTCCCATGTGCGAATGTCATCACACTTTGTCAG ATGATATGTTCATGCTGTTTTCTTTATGTTCTACGACGTTCAAAGCTCATTTCTTTTAGTGCTAATGAGTCCATAGCAGTTGCTGAAAGTTACAAAACATTGGTACCCTTAAAGACATTGATTCACACTTCTCCTCTTGCTTTAACTTATTTGCTTTATatg CTAGTCACTATGGAGTCTGTTCGAGGTGTAAATGTTCCTATGTATACAACCTTGCGGAGAACTACAGTTGTATTTACAATGATTGTTGAGTACATCCTTGTGAGGCAGAGGTATACACGTCCTATTCTTGGAAG TGTGGCATTAATAGTGCTGGGTGCTTTTATTGCTGGAGCCCGGGACTTGTCATTTGATACTTATGGCTATCTAGTTGTTTTTCTGGCCAACATCACCACTGCGATATACCTGGCAACCATAGCCCGCATTG GGAAAACCAGTGGGCTCAATAGCTTTGGCCTCATGTGGTGCAATG gaATTTTATGCGGACCAGTTTTACTGCTGTGGACCCTTTTACGGGGTGACCTGGAGATGACAATGAATTTTCCATATTTGCTTTCTCCTGGTTTCCTG GTGGTGTTGGCTTTATCATGTATACTGGCCTTCTTCCTGAATTATAGTATATTTCTCAACACAACTCTGAATTCTGCACTCACACAGACAATCTGTGGTAACTTGAAG GACCTTTTCACAATTTCACTTGGGTGGGTAATTTTTGGAGGCCTGCCGTTTGATTTA TTGAATGTGATTGGGCAACTTCTGGGCTTTATTGGGTCAGGCATGTACGCGTATTATAAGCTGATTGGTAAATGA